The sequence below is a genomic window from Deltaproteobacteria bacterium GWC2_55_46.
CGGGTGGCTTATTATGCCGAAGGTCCTGCGCCTGTCGACCTCTTTTTGGAAATGCTTTGCCATCTTCTCTTTCTGCTTTAAGGAATAAAAAAATGGGCCTGGGAGGCCCATTAATTATCAGGGATTATACAATATCGGGGTAAAGGGGTCAACGGAGAAAGCGTTTGGGCAGCCGGAAATCCCCAAACCATGCCTTGCTGTCTGAGCTTCCTTTCACTTCATCAAGAGCAGGCTCAACGCCATCAGCCCCATCCCTGACACAAGCCCGAATATGCTGTCATGCCCTTTGCCGTATGCCCGGCTCGTGGGCAGGAGGCCGTCAAGGCTGATATAGACCATGACGCCGGCTATGCCGCCGAACATGACCCCCATTACCTGCGGAGGCACTCCCCCGCCGTTGCCGACGATCAACCAAAGTATAAGGTAGGCCGCTATCGCGCCGACAGGCTCCGCAAGCCCGCTCAATACCGAATATGCAAATGCCTTGCGCCGGTTCCCGGTAGCGTAATAGATGGGCACCGACACGCTTATGCCCTCGGGGATATTGTGGAGCGCTATCGCTACGGCTATGGCTATTCCTACGCCAGGGCTTTGCAGGGCGGCTAAAAATGTAGCGAGCCCCTCAGGAAAGTTGTGTATCGCTATCGCCAGGGCCGTAAAGAGGCCCATGCGAAGGAGCCTTGTATTGTGTTTGCCGTGGTCGTGCATGCCTGAATCGGCATTTCGCGAGCCTTCTGCTATTGCAGCGAAATCCGGCATTGGAGCGGATGAATTATGCAGCGGCGCCGTCTCGGCGTTAGGGTGCGTCTCATGGGGGTTCTTCGCCGCCGGGACAAGATTATCTATAAGGCCGATAAGCAGAATGCCGCCGAAAAAAGAAGCAGCGTTGACCCAGTGCCCCCAATAGCCCCCGTAAGCGTCGGTGAGCGCGCTGGTCCCCTTTACGAATATCTCTACAAAAGAAACATATAGCATGACCCCTGCGGAGAAGCCGGTCGATACCGAAAGAAACCGGTAGTTCGTCCGCCTCGCGAAAAAAGCTATCGCACTGCCGATGCCGGTTGCCATGCCAGCAAGGACCGTAAGCCCCAGCGCAAACCAGATATCCGTCATATCATACCTCCGGGAACCTCGCTCTTGTTCAACTCACCTCCTCATCATTTTATATCATTTTTTGATTTTAAATGGGGCGAGGCAAAAAAAACCGCGCCGCGCGATAAGGGAAGGAAGCTTTAGCGAGCGCCTCAAAAGTCCGACAGGTTGCCAAAAAGGCCTTCAAAAGACGTGTTCAGGCTTTAACCCTTAACCCGATTTATAAAGGCCGCTCCCTTGACGGGCAGGAAAACGCCCTTTATCTTTATATTGATTACGACGGCGCCATAAGTGTCCGTCTGGCCAGCATAAGACACACCTTCAGGAGGTAATCAGATGGAAAGATCCGCAATCAAAGCTCTGCTTGAGACTGCGAATAAAATAAAGACGCTCGCCATCTCCGTCTTCATATTCGTTGCCCTTTTTGCTGGAAACGCGCTTGCAGAAGATGCGTCCGCAGATCTCTCTGACTCAATGCCTGCCGGAAACTTCCGCGCCGGCATAGGCGCCGGCATACCTTACGGCGGCATAGGCGCCAACCTCGAGGCTATCATGGGAAGGTACTTTGCCGCCACAGCCGGGGCAGGCGTACTGGACGGCGAGCTTGGATGGGTCGGGGGCTTGAGGCTCTATCCACTTGGAAGGGACTCGGAGGTCTCCCCGAGGCTTTCAGCCTATTACGGGACTGTCGCGGTCATCGAATGGTCAAACGGCGGCAAGGAAACTGACACAGGCATCGCATACGCGATTGGAGCGGATTGGAGGCCCCAGCCCTCTTACAGCGCGGATATTGAGCTACTCTATATAGATTACGACACGCCCCAGGGATTTACCAGAGAAGATGACGAAGACCTCAAGGCGGTGGTAGGGTTTGGGTTTTATTTCTGACAAAATCACCCTGGTTCATGGCTTTAGCATTTGTCTTTCATACAAACGGGGCATAAGCGAAGCGAGCATAAGGCTGGAGGCGGGGCGAGCGAGGAGGATGGAGGCAGAGAGCGAGCGTAGCCTTTGCCCAAGGCGGCAGGTTCGAAAAACAGTCGGCTGAAAGCCCGCCTGAAATCTCCCCCTTTTCCAAAGGGGGAGTAAGGGGGATTATAAACCCTTCAAAGATAATCTCCCCTGCCCCCTCTTTAGGAAAGAGGGGGACCAGCTTGGTAGGGTGCGCTGTGCGCACCCTACCAAGCTGACATAGGGTGGTTTAGCGTGGTCTCAGACCCGACCGGCGCGGCTTTTGGGCCCTGGCAGCCGAAAAAAGGCAAATAGGATAAGACAAAACAAAGTGGTCAAATATATATGGTGCGCAGAGCGCACCATATATGACTGTAAAGAAATCCAGACAGCCTTCATCTCCCGACATCATTCGCCCCATCGCATGTAACTCACTGATTTATCATGAAAATCCTTTCAAATGGCACTCTTCTGGTTTGTCGGTATTCATTACACGCCGCTTCAGTAACTCAGCGTCGCAGTTATCTTAACAAAAAAACCATCATGATATTAAGCAGTTAGAGGCAGCTGGCACTCTCCGGCACGCAATTTGCTTATTAATCCTATCGACTACCGAAAAAAAGGAGAGCGAAGATGAAGAGACTGTTCATGCTGTCTGCAATGGCGATTGCGCTTACTGCTGCAAGCGAGGCCGGTGCAATATCAATAACCCAGACCAACAGCGCCTCAGCTCTCGGAGCCGCGCTTGGCGGTGTTACCGTGACATCGGTTTCAGGCGACGCCAGCCAGTTCGGCACATTCACAAACTCTTCCGGGCTCTGGGGCATTGGAAGCGGCGTAGTCCTCTCGACCGGAAATGTCAACAATTACAATGACGGGCCGAATACGATTGGAAGTAAGAGTACGAATTACGGTACCGCAGGACAGGCAGACCTTACTGGACTGGCGGGATATACAACTTATGACGCCGCGCTGCTGCTCTTCGATTTCGTGGCAGGCAACACCCAGTTCAGCTTTGATTTTGTTTTCGGCTCAGACGAATACCCCGAATATGTAGGTTCCCAGTTCAATGATGTGTTCGGGGCGTT
It includes:
- a CDS encoding zinc transporter ZupT; amino-acid sequence: MTDIWFALGLTVLAGMATGIGSAIAFFARRTNYRFLSVSTGFSAGVMLYVSFVEIFVKGTSALTDAYGGYWGHWVNAASFFGGILLIGLIDNLVPAAKNPHETHPNAETAPLHNSSAPMPDFAAIAEGSRNADSGMHDHGKHNTRLLRMGLFTALAIAIHNFPEGLATFLAALQSPGVGIAIAVAIALHNIPEGISVSVPIYYATGNRRKAFAYSVLSGLAEPVGAIAAYLILWLIVGNGGGVPPQVMGVMFGGIAGVMVYISLDGLLPTSRAYGKGHDSIFGLVSGMGLMALSLLLMK